GTTCATGCGGGATGGCACGCCGAGCGGTGTCAGTATGATGTCGACCGGAGTCCCGTCCGGGAGGAACGGCATGTCCTCCTCGGGCAGGATGCGGGCGACGACACCCTTGTTGCCGTGCCTGCCGGCCATCTTGTCGCCTTCAGTAATCTTGCGAGTCTGGGCTACCCAGAGCCTGACCAGCTTGTTGACTCCCGGAGGGAGCTCGTCCTTGTTGTCGCGGCTCAGGACGCGGACTTCGATGATCTTGCCGCGCTGTCCGTGAGGTACGCGGAGCGAAGTGTCCTTAACGTCGCGGGCCTTTTCACCGAAGATCGCTCGCAGCAGCTTCTCTTCTGCGCTGAGTTCGGTCTCGCCCTTCGGCGTGATCTTGCCTACGAGGATGTCTCCGGGGCCAATCTCGGCGCCTACGCGGATGATCCCCTCTTCGTCGAGGTTGCGCAGGCTCTCGTCCCCGACGTTAGGGATGTCCCGCGTGATCTCTTCTGGTCCGAGCTTGGTGTCTCTGCTCTCGACCTCGTGCTTTTCGATGTGGATCGAGGTGAACTTGTCGTCCTCGATCAGCTTGCGACTGATGATAATGGCGTCCTCGAAGTTGTAGCCTTCCCAGCTCATGAACGCCACAAGCACGTTCTGGCCCAGGGCGAGCTCGCCGCGACCTGTTGAGGAGCTGTCGGCAAGAACGTCGCCAACCTTTACGACATCGCCCATGTCAACGATGGGACGCTGGTTGACACAGGTCCCCTGGTTGGAGCGCATGAACTTCCTGAGCGGGAAGACCCTGACTTCGTTGTCACTTCCCGTGACGATGATTCGGTCGCCGCTGACATTGGTGACGACGCCGTCGACGTCAGAGAGGACAACCTGTCCGCTGTCCTTGGCGACGCGCTCCTCCATGCCGGTGCCGACCAGCGGCGGCTCGGGTCTGAGAAGCGGCACTGCCTGCCTCTGCATGTTCGAGCCCATCAGGGCGCGGTTGGCGTCGTCGTGCTCCAGGAACGGGATCAGCGCGGTCGATACACTGACGAGCTGTATTGGAGCAACGTCCATGTACTCGACGCTTTCCGGCGGCTCCAGTCCGACCTGTTCGCCCATCCGAATCTCAACTCGATCTTGGGTGAACTGGCCATGCTCGTCGAGCGCGGCGCTGGTCTGTGCAATGTGGATTGTCTCTTCTTTGTCTGCGGTCAGATATACGATGTCTTCCGGGTCGTCCGAGACGAACGGAGCTACCTGGATCATGCGCTCCGAGAGCGCCCTGATCTTCGTAAGCCTGCCGTTGCTCCTCGTGGGGCTGCCTCCCGCCTTGAGGATCGTAGTGCCGTCGTCATCAGAGACGTCCTCCGTTAGCGTGCGGCCATCCAGGCGCGGGTCCGTACTGAGGATCTCCTTATAGACCTTTCTGTAAGGGGTCTCAATGAAGCCGTACTCATTGGTTCGGGCATACGTCGCGAGCGAGCCGAGCAGACCGATGTTCGGGCCTTCAGGCGTCTCGATTGGGCAGATTCGGCCATAGTGAGAGTGGTGGACGTCGCGGACGTCGAATCCTGCACGCTCCCTGGAAAGTCCCCCTGGACCAAGGGCCGAAAGCCTGCGCTTGTGGGTAAGCTCGGCGAGCGGGTTGGTCTGGTCCATGAACTGGGAGAGCTGAGAGCCGCCGAAGAACTCGCGCACCGAGGCGACCACAGGCCTGATGTTGATGAGCGCAGCCGGAGTAGTCGTAGCCGGGTCCATCTGCGTCGTCATGCGCTCCTTAATGACGCGCTCCATCCTGAGCAGTCCAACGCGGACCTGGTTCTGGATGAGCTCGCCAACGGCGCGTACGCGACGGTTGCCGAGGTGGTCGATGTCGTCAGGATCGAGAACGCGGTTGTTGATCTGGACCATCCGCCTCAGCAGGTCGACGATGTCATCCGGCGAGAGCGTTAGCTCCTGGAAGTCTTCCTCGTTGTCCGGGTGAAGCTTGGAGTTGAGCTTGTAGCGTCCCACCCTGCCGAGGTCGTATCGGCGGGCGTTGAAGAACAGGCTGTCGAGCAGGTTCTTGGCGTTATCGACATTGGGAGGCTCACCTGGACGGAGCCTACGGTAGAACTCCATCAGCGCCTCTTCCGGCGTGGTGACTCCGGTGTCCTTATCTATCGTCGTCCGCATGAAGCTGTGTTCTTCATCGGTGTCGACGTCCTCGAACAGCGAGAGCAGGCCCTCATTGGACTCGAAAAGGCCGCGCTTGTCGGCGTCCTCAGGCTTATCGTAGTAGTAGCTAAGGCAGCGCAGAAGCGTGCTGACCGGAGTCTTGCGCTTGCGGTCCACCTTTACGGAGAGGACATCGCGGTTGGAGGTCTCGAACTCCATCCAAGCTCCCCTGTAGGGGATGAGCTTGGCTGCGGCCAGCGGTCTGCCGGTGTTGGGATCGGAGTCGGTTGTGAAGTAGACGCCCGGCGAGCGCACGAGCTGGCTGACAACAACCCTTTCGGCGCCGTTAATGATGAACGTGCCTGTGGAGGTCATCATCGGGATGTCACCGATGAAGAGCGTCTGCTCCTTGATCTCCCCCTGACCTGGCCCGGATGCCTTGATGGTCAGTTTGACGGTAACGTACAAGGCCGCCGCGTAGGTGGACTCTCGCTCTCGGCACTCCTCCTCCGAGAACTTTGGCTCTTCGAAGTAGTGGTCTCCCAGTGTCAGCTCAAACCGGCTGCTGGGCAAGTCCTCTATTGGAGAGATCTCGTTGAATAGCTCCCGGAGCCCTTCGCTCTTGAAGTGCTCAAAGGAATCTAACTGGACCTGGATGAGGTTGGGAACGTTAATTATGGCCGGTATCCTCGAGTAGGACCTCTTGGAAGCGGCGCCGTTCTGATCGTTTCTAACCTGCAATGCGGTCGAGGTCATACGCTCTCACACTCCTGAAATGCAAATACAAAGCGACAGCTAACTGAAAATGGCCTGAAATGACGTTACGAC
This sequence is a window from Dehalococcoidia bacterium. Protein-coding genes within it:
- a CDS encoding DNA-directed RNA polymerase subunit beta, producing MTSTALQVRNDQNGAASKRSYSRIPAIINVPNLIQVQLDSFEHFKSEGLRELFNEISPIEDLPSSRFELTLGDHYFEEPKFSEEECRERESTYAAALYVTVKLTIKASGPGQGEIKEQTLFIGDIPMMTSTGTFIINGAERVVVSQLVRSPGVYFTTDSDPNTGRPLAAAKLIPYRGAWMEFETSNRDVLSVKVDRKRKTPVSTLLRCLSYYYDKPEDADKRGLFESNEGLLSLFEDVDTDEEHSFMRTTIDKDTGVTTPEEALMEFYRRLRPGEPPNVDNAKNLLDSLFFNARRYDLGRVGRYKLNSKLHPDNEEDFQELTLSPDDIVDLLRRMVQINNRVLDPDDIDHLGNRRVRAVGELIQNQVRVGLLRMERVIKERMTTQMDPATTTPAALINIRPVVASVREFFGGSQLSQFMDQTNPLAELTHKRRLSALGPGGLSRERAGFDVRDVHHSHYGRICPIETPEGPNIGLLGSLATYARTNEYGFIETPYRKVYKEILSTDPRLDGRTLTEDVSDDDGTTILKAGGSPTRSNGRLTKIRALSERMIQVAPFVSDDPEDIVYLTADKEETIHIAQTSAALDEHGQFTQDRVEIRMGEQVGLEPPESVEYMDVAPIQLVSVSTALIPFLEHDDANRALMGSNMQRQAVPLLRPEPPLVGTGMEERVAKDSGQVVLSDVDGVVTNVSGDRIIVTGSDNEVRVFPLRKFMRSNQGTCVNQRPIVDMGDVVKVGDVLADSSSTGRGELALGQNVLVAFMSWEGYNFEDAIIISRKLIEDDKFTSIHIEKHEVESRDTKLGPEEITRDIPNVGDESLRNLDEEGIIRVGAEIGPGDILVGKITPKGETELSAEEKLLRAIFGEKARDVKDTSLRVPHGQRGKIIEVRVLSRDNKDELPPGVNKLVRLWVAQTRKITEGDKMAGRHGNKGVVARILPEEDMPFLPDGTPVDIILTPLGVPSRMNLGQVLETHLGRAASLLGFRAVTPVFDGAPDTAIEDSLGQAWIVEQSGALDPRILGQDIELNIDHDRVREWLDERGYAYDDLFGKDAELGAARRASIGIWLKEVRGMDVSDLSEQEMLDEVARLNRDEQVAAPIIGKTTLHDGRTGEAFDQPITVGQIYMMKLIHLVEDKIHARSTGPYSLITQQPLGGKAQFGGQRFGEMEVWALEAYSAAYNLQEMLTVKSDDVVGRVKTYEAIVKGEDVIQPGIPESFHVLMKELQSLGLSVELLYEEPETLGLGDFDEGFEDDLVDSLQPFGLVGGLDAGDSDPVPVTVNIGDNVIDAEDVAAESAEPAAEEAEAPADDD